The genomic region CGAAAATGTTCAGTTAATCAACAAAATGGAAGACTTAGTTTTCCTTCTTCAATCTATTGACTGATGCGCTATTGGTTTGTATTGGTTTTCCTGCTGGGCTTTTGTTGGTTGCTTGTCGGCTGTGCAGACCACAACAGAAAAATCGAAGAGGGCAAGGTGCGTTTTCAAACTACCGACGCCAGCCGTTTGTATTTTCACAACGTTCGTTCTATTCGTTATCGCATAGAAGAGGTAGGGAAAGACCGCATGCAAATATGCCGCCACAAAGACTTTACAGAAGCTGCTTTGGCTCTTTATCCCGTCATTGCCAATAATTACATGCACGACCAAGCCTACATCTTTCACGAAATGGCAGACTCACTGCACCAAAAAGAGGCTGTATTGCTGATTGGGGAACCCACTGCCGACACGCTTTCTTTAAACCTGAACACCCACGAAGCCCATTACCGTTTTGCGCAAGAGCTTTATAATGCTATTGTAGCAGACCAAAAGCTGCAACTGTGCCTTAACGGAGAATGCCACGATTTCCTTACCAACGAAGAGCTCCGCAAAACATTTCGTTTGGTGTATAGAGATTATTTTCGACTAGTACAGGTTTTCAAGTAAAAAGTGGAGAGTAGAAGTTCGAGCCGCCATGTTCATAGCAAAATAAACAGGGAGGCACATTTGCCCCCCTGTAAAGCCTAAACTCCGCAAATCCTATTCATCATCCCTTACTTCTGGTGCATTGTCGTCGTCTTCCATTACGAGGTTTTCACTATCACCGGCTTTGATGTCTATGGGCAACTCCACCCCCTGTAAGAGCTCTGCTCGAATTTTCTGCTCCAGCTCATCGGCAAGCTCGGGGTTGTCGCGCAGTAGTTCAATTACTTTTTCACGCCCTTGTGCAAGCTTGGTATCTCCGTATGAATACCAAGAGCCTGATTTTTTCACGATGTCCAGCTGTTCTGCCAAGTCAACAATTTCACCCAGCTTCGATACCCCCTCACCATACATAATATCGAACTCCACAGTTTTGAAAGGGGGTGCCACCTTATTTTTTACTACTTTCACACGGGTGCGGTTGCCCACTACCACTTTGTCTTTTTTGATAGACCCTACGCGACGGATGTCAATCCGCACGCTGGCATAAAATTTCAAGGCATTGCCACCCGTGGTGGTTTCGGGGTTGCCAAACATCACGCCTATCTTTTCGCGCAGCTGGTTGATAAAAATACAACAGCAGCTGGTTTTGCTAATCACACCGGTGAGCTTACGCAAAGCTTGCGACATCAAGCGGGCTTGCAAACCCATTTTGCTGTCTCCCATCTCGCCCTCCAATTCAGCTTTGGGCACCAAAGCTGCCACCGAATCCACCACAATAATATCAACGGCACCGGAACGAATGAGGTGCTCTGTGATTTCAAGCGCCTGCTCGCCACTATCGGGCTGCGAGATAAGCAGTCGCTCTGTATTGATACCCAGCTTTTGAGCATAGATAGGGTCGAAAGCATGCTCGGCATCGATGAATGCCGCTATGCCGCCTTGTTTTTGTGCTTCGGCAATGGCTTGCAATGCCAGTGTGGTTTTTCCGGATGATTCCGGTCCGTAGATTTCAATGATTCGCCCGCGCGGGAATCCTCCTACCCCCAAGGCTATATCCACCATGAGCGAACCGGTTGATATCACTGGAATATCCATTTTCTGGTTGTCGCTCAGGCGCATTACTACCCCTTTGCCATAAGCCTTTTCGAGTTGTGCTATGGCATTCTGCAAACTGGCTAATTTAGGGTCATTGATTTGTTCGTCTTTTTTCTTTGCCATGGTTTTATTTTTTTACTTGATTTTCAATTGATAAGACAAATATAAAAGCAAGCTCCTTCTTTTTATACAGATTACACAAAGCGGCGCTGCCATTCTTCGGCAATGACTCCTTCATTGAGCCATACGCCGCGGTCTGCCATTTTAGCAAGCTCTTTGTGGTGGGTAACAATGATAAATGCCGTACGAAAGTCCTCACGCAATTTAAGAAAGAGTTCATGCAGGTGTATGGCATTGGCTTCGTCGAGGTTGCCACTGGGTTCATCAGCCAGTACCAAACGAGGATGGTTGACCAACGCCCGTGCCACGGCTACCCGCTGCGCCTCCCCCCCCGACAAACGCCCGGGTTCGTGCTTGGCACGGTGTGCTACCCCCAAATACTCGAGTAAGCATGCTGCCCGTTCATAGGCTTCGGCTTTGTCTATGCCCTGAATGAGGGCAGGCATCGCAGCATTTTCAAGTGCCGTAAACTCGGGCAAAAGGTTATGAAACTGAAACACAAAACCCAAGGCTTGGTTTCTTATTTTGTTTAATTGTTTAGCAGAGACAGCGTGTAAAGGAGTCCCTTCAAAAATCAATTGTCCGCGGTCGGGTGTGTCGAGAGTGCCCAAAATGTGCAATAAGGTGCTCTTGCCTGCGCCCGAGGCTCCCATTACGGAAAGCACTTCGGCTTCTTGCAGTTGAAGGTTCACGCCCCTGAGCACCTGCACGTTGCCGTAAGATTTGTGTATATCAATGGCTTCTAACAGCATGTTTGTTTATGTTTGTGTCAATTTACACCAAAATGAAATAAAAGAAAAAAGGACTGCCTTGCGACAGTCCCGAGATATGGAAAGCAAAACACTTCAAAGAAACTATTTGGCATAGTTGATAGCCCGGGTTTCGCGAATCACCGTTACTTTGATTTGTCCGGGGTATTGCATTTCTTTTTCTATTTTTTGAGCTATTTCGAACGAAAGCATGCTTGCCTGTTCGTCGGATATGTTTTCGGCATCGACCATCACGCGCAATTCACGCCCTGCCTGCAAAGCATAGCACTTATAGACACCATCAAAGGAAAGCGCCAAAGCTTCCAAGTCTTTGAGGCGCTGCAAATAGGACTCCATCACCTCGCGGCGTGCGCCGGGGCGTGAACCAGAAATAGCATCGCAAGCTTGCACGATGGGGGCTATCATGGTAGTCATTTCTATTTCGTCGTGGTGGGCACCGATGGCATTGCAAACATCGGGATGTTCTTTGTATTTCTTGGCAAGCTCCATGCCCAAGATAGCATGCGGTAAGTCACTTTCTTCGGGATACACTTTGCCGATGTCATGCAGCAAGCCAGCGCGCTTTGCCATCTTGGCATTCAAACCCAGTTCTGCAGCCATGATGCCACAGAGTTGTGCCACTTCTTTTGAGTGCTGCAACAGGTTTTGCCCATAAGACGAACGGAAGCGCATGCGCCCCACCAGCTTAATGAGCTCGGGATGCAAGCCATGAATACCTAATTCGATGGCAGTGCGTTCGCCTATTTCTATGATTTCTTCTTCGAGCTGTTTTTCTACTTTGGCTACCACCTCTTCGATACGGGCGGGATGAATACGCCCATCTTGCACCAAACGATGCAAAGACAGACGAGCAATTTCACGACGCACAGGGTCGAAGCCTGAAATAATGACTGCTTCGGGGGTGTCGTCCACGATGATTTCCACGCCTGTGGCTGCTTCCAGTGCGCGTATGTTACGCCCTTCTCGCCCGATGATTTTGCCTTTCAGCTCATCAGACTCCAGCGGAAATACCGACACACAGTTTTCTATAGTGTGGTCAGTAGCGGTACGCTGAATGGCTTCCAGTATGATTTTTTTGGCTTTCTTGTTAGCGGTAATTTTGGCTTCTTCCAAGATGTCTTTGATATAGGAAGAAGCTTTGGTTTGGGCTTCTGCCTTGAGCGACTCTAAGAGTTGCGCCTTCGCCTCTTCGGCAGTCATACCAGCGATTCTCTCCAAGTTCTTGATTTGCTGCTGCAACAAGCGCTCGGCTTCTTCACGTTTTTTGGAAATGGCTTCGCTCTGTTGGCTCAAGGAGGTTTCAAGGGCTTTCAGCTCTGCTTCTTTGGCTTTGATTTGCTCAATTACTTTATTTAAGTTTTGCTCCTTTTGCTTGAGCTTAGCCTCGTTGTTGAGCAATATGTTTTTCTTTTTGGCTACCTCATCATCAAATTCTGCTTTCAGTTGTAAGAACTTTTCTTTGGCAGCCAATTCTTTTTCCTTGTACATGTTTTCGGCTTTGGCTTTTGCCTCACGCAAGATTTGCTCGGCACGCGCTTGTGCTTCTTCTTCTAATTTTTGAGAGGCTTTTTTGAAAATACCCCTCCCGATAAGGACTCCACCGCCCAATGACAGCGGTATCAGCATCCAATATAGCCATTCCATAACATTACTACTTTTGAAGGTTCAACCATGATTATAACCTTCAATAGCGCAATGCTTGGGAATGGGAGGGATTGACTGTCAGCGGATGAGGTTTTCGGAACGCTGCAGGGTGAGGTCAATGATTTCTTCTAAGGAGTTGATTTTTGACAGAAACAGGTCTTCATAGGTATCCAATGCTTCTTTCAAGCTTTCTTTTTCCATAGAGCAGTCCACTGCATAAATAGCTAGTAGGTCCTGCGAGTCGGTCACCCCGTAAACGTCCTTATAGTGCTTCAGTTGCTGGTTTATTTGTTTACCCACCGCCCGCAGACGAGCTTCATCCTCGAGGTCCACCTCCATAGGATAGGAACGCTCGGCAATGCGCAGGGTGATGGGCAATTTTTGACTCATAGTCAATGCTCTTTTTAAGACAACAACTTAATACATTTATCTATTTCCGCTATATATTCATCAATCTTTGCTTTCAGCTCCTCCGCATCCTTTGCATCAGGCGCTATTGAAGCAACAATTTTACTAATTTTATATTGATTTTGAAAGTTAATCAGTTCCGTATTTAATCGTTTGACCAAGTCTTTCAGTTTACGATTTTCTTCTTTCAGTTGCTTATTTTCTTCCAATAATATTTCATGTGCTGCCACCAGCTGCAACACCTTTTCTTCGAAAATTTCGATTCGCTTGATTATTTTATCGTAGTTTTTCATTCAATTTTTTTCAACTATTCGCGAATCACTGCACCCAGTTTTTGTCTATATGCCTGCATCAGCTTCTGCATGGTTCTGTCTATAACCTCGTCTGTAAGTGTTTTAGTTTCATCTTGCAGAATGAAGCTGATAGCATAGGACTTTTTACCTTCTCCAATATTATTGCCTTCATATACGCTAAACACGTTGATGTGTTTCAGAAGTTTTCTTTCGGTGCACCATGCCAAGTCTTCTACTTCCTGCCAAGAGATGTGTTTATCGAGGATAAGCGAGAGGTCACGGCGCACAAAGGGAAACTTGGGCAGTTCTTGGGCGGTATGGTCGTTGTGGTAATGGGCAACGAGCCACTCCCAGTCGATGTCGGCAAACCACACGTCTTGTTTGATGTCGAACATACGTGTTATTTTGGGCTGCACCAACCCTATGGTTGCTACGGGGTGCTTGTTTACTTCATAGCGTGTGCCATACCCCCACTGGTCACCCGGCGCTGCGACTTTGGTATATTGTAGCACACGCATGCGTTTCAACAGACGCTCCACAATAGCGGCTAAGTCGTGGTATTGGATGGGCGCTACTGCTTGTGACCAGTGCTCGGGGTGAAGGCTGCCAGTGAGCCATATGCCCAGTCGCTCTTTCTCAGCATATACACCATCAGGCATTTTGAAATACACCTTACCAAATTCAAATATTTTCTGGTATTTGCGTTGACGGTTGAGGTTGTGGGTGATGACCTCCAAACCTGAAAACAGAAGAGAGCTGCGCAATACGCTGATTTCTTCGCTGGTATAGTTGAGCATGCGCACCGGTTCGCCCCATGCTGACTCGACAAGGCGACTGGCATAAGCAGGCTTGGTCAAGGAGTTGGTAATGACTTCATACAAACCTTGCGATGCCAGAAAATCGATAATAGCGTCTTGCAGGTGCTTTTTATCCTCGGAAGGTGCCGGAAAAGGCGAAATAAAGGAGGTATGCAAATGCTCTGACAGAGGCACGCGGTCGAAGCCATAGATGCGCAGTAGCTCTTCGGCAATATCGGCAGTGCCTGTAACATCGGCACGGTAGGGCGGCACATTCACTTCCAGTCCTTCGATTGTTTCTGATTCTATGCTTATGTCGAGGTCAGTTAGGATACGCTTAATTTCCTCAGTAGGGATTTCTATGCCCAACAAAGTAAACAAGCGTTGATATTTTACAAAAAAGCGGCGATTTTCTATAACTTTTGGATAAACGTCTATGATGCGGGCTGCTGCTTTGCCACCGGCAAGCGTTTCAATCAGGTATGCGGCGCGTTGAAGCGCTACCAATACCATATTGGGGTCTGTACCACGCTCGAAGCGGAAGGAAGCGTCGGTCTTCAATCCATGACGAGCAGAAGTCTTGCGCACATAGGTCGGGCTGAAATAAGCACTTTCTAAAAACACCCGGCGGGTATGTGCTTTGATGCCAGAGTGCAAACCGCCCATCACACCGGCGATTGCCAGCGGCTTTGCGGCATCGCAAATCATCAAATCATGGGCAGAGAGCTTACGTTCTTCTCCGTCCAAGGTAACAAAGGGGGTGCCTTCCGCCAAGGTTTTTACTATGATTTTGTTGCCTTCTAAGTAATCGGCATCAAAGGCGTGCATGGGCTGCCCCAACTCATGCATCACGTAGTTGGTGATGTCCACCACATTGTTGATGGGCTTTAAGCCGATTGCCTTGAGGCGCTCTTGGAGCCATGCCGGAGAAGGTGCTATTTTCACGCCTTCTATCAACAGACCTGCATAGCGAGGGCAAGCCTCCGGGTTTTCTATTTCTACAGAGATGGGTGAAGGGGTTTCGGGAAACTGCTGCTGCAACACAGGCATTTGTATAGCACGGCGCAAAAGCGCTCTCAGGTCACGGGCAACACCCAAATGTGAAGCAGCATCGGCACGGTTGGGGGTCAAGCCTATTTCAAAAATAACGTCGCGATAGGGTTTGAAGAAAGCGGCGGCAGGTGTTCCATTGGGCAGCTCTGTGTCAAGTACCATAATGCCCTCGTGGCTTGTGCCTAAGCCTATTTCATCTTCGGCGCAAATCATGCCTTCCGACACTTCGCCGCGTATTTTGGCTTTTTTAATAGTGAAAGGTTCGCCCTCTTTGGGATAAAGTGTGGTGCCTACCAAAGCCACCACTACCTTTTGCCCTTTGGCTACGTTGGGTGCCCCACATACAATGGGCAGAGGCTGCTCCCCCCCCACATCCACTAAGGTTTTTTTCAATTTATCGGCATTGGGATGAGGCTCGCAGTGTAGCACCTCGCCAATCACCAAGCCTTCGAGACTGCCGGGGATGGCTTCGTACTGGCTCAGCTGCTCTACCTCCAAGCCGGCGTGCGTCAATTTTTCTGCTATGCTCTCCGGGCTCTGGTCATCTATTTCGATAAAATCTTTAAGCCACTGATAACTGATTTTCATTGTGTTAATGCTGTTTGACCATTTTACAATATAGGCATAATTCGGTCAAATTTACATATTTTTCTAACTGTTTTACACAAGGCAGCTTGTACAATTCACATGCTTTTTGCAGCTTTAAGCTTCCATGAATTGTGATGATTTAATTTTTTCCGGAAAATGAACGGTTCTCTACATGTAGCCTTGTTTTTGCCTATTGCTTACTTGTTGGGCTCTGTGCCGTCTTCTGTATGGATAGGCAAGCGTTTTTTTGGAGTTGACGTGCGGGAACACGGCAGCGGCAATGCCGGCGCAACCAATACCTTCCGTGTATTGGGCAAACAAGCGGGCAGCATCGTGCTTGCCCTCGATATTTTAAAAGGATGGATAGCTACACAACTGCCTGTGTGGCTGGGGCAAAGTACAAACATAGACAGTTTGTTTTTGTGGCAAATGGCGTTCGGTTTGTGTGCTATTATGGGGCATATCTATTCTGTTTTTCTCAACTTCAAAGGCGGTAAGGGGGTAGCTGCTTCCTTGGGTATGGCTATTTCGCTGCATTGGGCTGCCTCTTTAATAGCCGTAGTAGTATTTTTATTGGTATTGCTTGTAAGTCATTTTGTTTCCTTAGGCTCTATGTTAGCCACTTTGGCTTTTGCCTTGGTGGTTAATTTTGAGCTGCTGGGTGCCACTAGCCTTTATTTCAAGTATTTTAGTTGGTTTATGGTAGCCTTGGTCATATATACTCACCGCAGCAACATCAAGCGCCTGCTTGGAGGTAACGAAAACAAGGTATATCTCTTCGGAAAGAAATCAACGCACTAAGCGCAAATAGCTTTGTCGCGTTTTGTAGGTCGCCATATAACGGCTGTCTTCTTCTGTCCAAGGGTAAGGGCGGATGGTCAGTTCCGGGGTGTTTTTCAATTCCAATAAAAAGCTATCGTCACCGGTCAGGGCATGCAGTAGTTCTGCCAAGAAACGGCAGCAAGCCAGCGGTTGACGTACAACCTGCTCTTCGGTGAAGCGCACGACGCCCCAACCCTTATCCAAAAAAAATTGATTACGCCGCTCGTCAGCTCCTATGTAATGTGTGGGCTCGCCATGAGGCAAGCTGTAGGGTTCGTCTATTTCTATGTCTATCCATAAACCGCAAGGCTCATAGTGAAGCACGAAGTCGGGATAATAATAAGTGTCTTTGATTCTAAGTGCTAAGTTATCGAAGACACAGCCCGGAAAGTGGCGCTTCAGATACCGAAAAAAATAAAGCTCACTACTACCTTTTTGTGGCTGGTTGGTCAAACGTTCCGGCAAGGCAGTTTTTTTATAATCACGCGGCAACAACACCAGCGGGTAGCGCCCATCTTCCGGCATTTGCCATTGCAGCGGTAAGCGGCGATGTGCACTTGGGGCATTATTTCCGCGAAAAAAGCGAAGCGCCAACCATAAAAGAAAAAATAAAATCAGGATGCTAAGCAGCATAAAAACAGTTATAGAGTTAGGATATGGATGCGATAATTTAATAAAAAGTGCTTAGCCGTATTATTAAGGAGCATTTTTAGTTTTTTGAGAGAGGCGTTATTGGGCGGGTATAAAATTGCTGCGGCAGCATGTCTTCCTGCTGCCGCAGCAATTTTAGCTTAGTAAAAGAGTTTCAATAGTTAAAAAGCAATACCAATCATCAAGCCAAAGCGTAAGCCAAAGCCGCTTAAAAAGCCGACGTTGAAGTTCTCTTCACTACCACTTTTCACCTTTATGTTGCCAACATTGTATGAAGGTCCACCATAAAGTTCGAGTGTAATCGATTTAGGAAAATGCCACTGATTACCAACAAGAAAAGCAGCCCCTACGGAACTCCATGTAGCCTCAGCCGTAGCGGGATTGCCATTGTTATCGGTTATGCTAACCTCCAAATTATAGCTTTGATAACGCGGCGACAACGCCAAGAAAAAACCTTGTGTAGCATTTTCTTGAGGATAGAAACGAAATTCAGGGGTTATACCGAACCCAGTAAACTTGGTATCCGTCTGCTGCACCCCAAAAAGATACATGAAACCAAGTTGAGCACTGGTTTTTTTGCTTAAGCCGTACTCATAATTCAAATGAGCTGCGCGCAAGAGAGGGCTAAGCAAGTTGGTTTTGATGACATTCCGCTTTTCAGTTTGGGCAAAGCCACAGAAAGTAAAAGCAGTCAAGCAAAAGGTAGTCAAGCAGGCAGTCAATAACACAGGTATTTTCATATTATTTTACATTTATAATTTCGGAACCATAAAAAATAAAAAATAGCTATGATTTTGACAAAATCATAGCTAAAAAAAGGGTAAAATCTTTAAAAACAAGCTCCTACATAAGCTGCTATAAATACGAACAAAATAGCACTTATTTACTTGCCATTTGAAAAGCTTTTTCGATAGCTTGTGAAAGGTCGGCAATGAGGTCTTCGACATCTTCAACCCCCACACTCAAACGAATAAGGGTATCGCGCAGACCGGTTTTCTCACGTTCTTCTTTGGGAATGCTGGCATGAGTCATGGTTGCCGGATGACAGCACAAAGACTCCACACCGCCCAACGACTCTGCCAAAGTGAATACTTGTAAATTACTCATGAAAGCCTTTGCCAAGTCTATGTTATCTTCTTTGAAAGTAAAAGAAACCATGCCGCCGAAGTCTTTCATTTGCTTGCGTGCCACATGGTGGTTGGGGTGTGTTTCGAAGCCGGGATAGTACACCTTGCCCACTGCGGGATGCTGCTCCAGCCACTCGGCAATGACACGTCCGTTTTCGCAGTGCTGCCGCATGCGCAGGTGCAAGGTTTTGATGCCCCTCAGTACCAAGAAGCAATCCATAGGACCTGGCACTGCCCCTACTGCATTTTGCAAAAAAGCAAGTTGCTCGGCTAAGTCGTCGTGTGAGGTAACCAAGGCACCCATGACCACATCGGAATGCCCACCCAAATATTTGGTTACCGAATGCATCACAATATCAGCGCCCAAATCCAATGGGTTTTGCAAATAAGGTGAAGCAAAGGTGTTGTCAACGGTCAATAGAAGTCCATATTTTTTGGCAATACGCGCCACCCCTGCAATATCTATAATCTTCATCAGGGGATTAGTGGGCGTTTCTACCCACAGCATGCGGGTGTTTTCATTGATGTAGGCTTCTATATCAGCCACATTTTCCATGTTGATGAAATGGAATTTCAAGCCGTAGATTTCATGCACACGACGGAAGAGGCGGTAAGTGCCACCGTATAAGTCGTTGGTAACGATGACTTCATCGCCCGGTTTGAGGGTGCGCATGAGGGTGTCGGTGGCAGCCAAGCCGGAGCTGAATACAAAGCCGTATTTTCCGTTTTCAAGTGCTGCCAGATTTTTCTGCAAAGCATCGCGCGTGGGGTTGTGTGTGCGCGAGTATTCATAGCCCTTGTGCACCCCAGGCGCTTCTTGTGCATAGGTAGAAGTTTGAAAGATGGGGGTCATGACTGCCCCAGTAGAGGGGTCCGGTTGAACGCCTGCATGTATGGCTTTAGTTCCAAATTTCATAGCTTATGTTCTTTTAAAGAGAATTGCGTTGGTTCAAAGT from Thermonema lapsum harbors:
- the rny gene encoding ribonuclease Y, which codes for MEWLYWMLIPLSLGGGVLIGRGIFKKASQKLEEEAQARAEQILREAKAKAENMYKEKELAAKEKFLQLKAEFDDEVAKKKNILLNNEAKLKQKEQNLNKVIEQIKAKEAELKALETSLSQQSEAISKKREEAERLLQQQIKNLERIAGMTAEEAKAQLLESLKAEAQTKASSYIKDILEEAKITANKKAKKIILEAIQRTATDHTIENCVSVFPLESDELKGKIIGREGRNIRALEAATGVEIIVDDTPEAVIISGFDPVRREIARLSLHRLVQDGRIHPARIEEVVAKVEKQLEEEIIEIGERTAIELGIHGLHPELIKLVGRMRFRSSYGQNLLQHSKEVAQLCGIMAAELGLNAKMAKRAGLLHDIGKVYPEESDLPHAILGMELAKKYKEHPDVCNAIGAHHDEIEMTTMIAPIVQACDAISGSRPGARREVMESYLQRLKDLEALALSFDGVYKCYALQAGRELRVMVDAENISDEQASMLSFEIAQKIEKEMQYPGQIKVTVIRETRAINYAK
- the recA gene encoding recombinase RecA, which translates into the protein MAKKKDEQINDPKLASLQNAIAQLEKAYGKGVVMRLSDNQKMDIPVISTGSLMVDIALGVGGFPRGRIIEIYGPESSGKTTLALQAIAEAQKQGGIAAFIDAEHAFDPIYAQKLGINTERLLISQPDSGEQALEITEHLIRSGAVDIIVVDSVAALVPKAELEGEMGDSKMGLQARLMSQALRKLTGVISKTSCCCIFINQLREKIGVMFGNPETTTGGNALKFYASVRIDIRRVGSIKKDKVVVGNRTRVKVVKNKVAPPFKTVEFDIMYGEGVSKLGEIVDLAEQLDIVKKSGSWYSYGDTKLAQGREKVIELLRDNPELADELEQKIRAELLQGVELPIDIKAGDSENLVMEDDDNAPEVRDDE
- the pheT gene encoding phenylalanine--tRNA ligase subunit beta encodes the protein MKISYQWLKDFIEIDDQSPESIAEKLTHAGLEVEQLSQYEAIPGSLEGLVIGEVLHCEPHPNADKLKKTLVDVGGEQPLPIVCGAPNVAKGQKVVVALVGTTLYPKEGEPFTIKKAKIRGEVSEGMICAEDEIGLGTSHEGIMVLDTELPNGTPAAAFFKPYRDVIFEIGLTPNRADAASHLGVARDLRALLRRAIQMPVLQQQFPETPSPISVEIENPEACPRYAGLLIEGVKIAPSPAWLQERLKAIGLKPINNVVDITNYVMHELGQPMHAFDADYLEGNKIIVKTLAEGTPFVTLDGEERKLSAHDLMICDAAKPLAIAGVMGGLHSGIKAHTRRVFLESAYFSPTYVRKTSARHGLKTDASFRFERGTDPNMVLVALQRAAYLIETLAGGKAAARIIDVYPKVIENRRFFVKYQRLFTLLGIEIPTEEIKRILTDLDISIESETIEGLEVNVPPYRADVTGTADIAEELLRIYGFDRVPLSEHLHTSFISPFPAPSEDKKHLQDAIIDFLASQGLYEVITNSLTKPAYASRLVESAWGEPVRMLNYTSEEISVLRSSLLFSGLEVITHNLNRQRKYQKIFEFGKVYFKMPDGVYAEKERLGIWLTGSLHPEHWSQAVAPIQYHDLAAIVERLLKRMRVLQYTKVAAPGDQWGYGTRYEVNKHPVATIGLVQPKITRMFDIKQDVWFADIDWEWLVAHYHNDHTAQELPKFPFVRRDLSLILDKHISWQEVEDLAWCTERKLLKHINVFSVYEGNNIGEGKKSYAISFILQDETKTLTDEVIDRTMQKLMQAYRQKLGAVIRE
- a CDS encoding ABC transporter ATP-binding protein; amino-acid sequence: MLLEAIDIHKSYGNVQVLRGVNLQLQEAEVLSVMGASGAGKSTLLHILGTLDTPDRGQLIFEGTPLHAVSAKQLNKIRNQALGFVFQFHNLLPEFTALENAAMPALIQGIDKAEAYERAACLLEYLGVAHRAKHEPGRLSGGEAQRVAVARALVNHPRLVLADEPSGNLDEANAIHLHELFLKLREDFRTAFIIVTHHKELAKMADRGVWLNEGVIAEEWQRRFV
- a CDS encoding cystathionine gamma-synthase, translating into MKFGTKAIHAGVQPDPSTGAVMTPIFQTSTYAQEAPGVHKGYEYSRTHNPTRDALQKNLAALENGKYGFVFSSGLAATDTLMRTLKPGDEVIVTNDLYGGTYRLFRRVHEIYGLKFHFINMENVADIEAYINENTRMLWVETPTNPLMKIIDIAGVARIAKKYGLLLTVDNTFASPYLQNPLDLGADIVMHSVTKYLGGHSDVVMGALVTSHDDLAEQLAFLQNAVGAVPGPMDCFLVLRGIKTLHLRMRQHCENGRVIAEWLEQHPAVGKVYYPGFETHPNHHVARKQMKDFGGMVSFTFKEDNIDLAKAFMSNLQVFTLAESLGGVESLCCHPATMTHASIPKEEREKTGLRDTLIRLSVGVEDVEDLIADLSQAIEKAFQMASK
- a CDS encoding PDDEXK family nuclease produces the protein MLLSILILFFLLWLALRFFRGNNAPSAHRRLPLQWQMPEDGRYPLVLLPRDYKKTALPERLTNQPQKGSSELYFFRYLKRHFPGCVFDNLALRIKDTYYYPDFVLHYEPCGLWIDIEIDEPYSLPHGEPTHYIGADERRNQFFLDKGWGVVRFTEEQVVRQPLACCRFLAELLHALTGDDSFLLELKNTPELTIRPYPWTEEDSRYMATYKTRQSYLRLVR
- a CDS encoding cell division protein ZapA, yielding MSQKLPITLRIAERSYPMEVDLEDEARLRAVGKQINQQLKHYKDVYGVTDSQDLLAIYAVDCSMEKESLKEALDTYEDLFLSKINSLEEIIDLTLQRSENLIR
- the plsY gene encoding glycerol-3-phosphate 1-O-acyltransferase PlsY, encoding MNGSLHVALFLPIAYLLGSVPSSVWIGKRFFGVDVREHGSGNAGATNTFRVLGKQAGSIVLALDILKGWIATQLPVWLGQSTNIDSLFLWQMAFGLCAIMGHIYSVFLNFKGGKGVAASLGMAISLHWAASLIAVVVFLLVLLVSHFVSLGSMLATLAFALVVNFELLGATSLYFKYFSWFMVALVIYTHRSNIKRLLGGNENKVYLFGKKSTH
- a CDS encoding DUF3575 domain-containing protein produces the protein MKIPVLLTACLTTFCLTAFTFCGFAQTEKRNVIKTNLLSPLLRAAHLNYEYGLSKKTSAQLGFMYLFGVQQTDTKFTGFGITPEFRFYPQENATQGFFLALSPRYQSYNLEVSITDNNGNPATAEATWSSVGAAFLVGNQWHFPKSITLELYGGPSYNVGNIKVKSGSEENFNVGFLSGFGLRFGLMIGIAF